From one Gossypium hirsutum isolate 1008001.06 chromosome D08, Gossypium_hirsutum_v2.1, whole genome shotgun sequence genomic stretch:
- the LOC107930056 gene encoding protein HOTHEAD, translating to MNLGWWWRLFAGALAGFLFFHGFAATETAPNYSFMYDATSASTLSYYDYIIVGGGTAGCPLAATLSQNATVLLLERGGSPYGNPNITKMASFGAALSDLSRSSPSQRFISEDGVINARARVLGGGSCINAGFYTRASDEYIKQAGWDGRLVNESYQWMEKSVAFEPSLGQWQSAVRNGLLEAGVMPSNGFTYDHIYGTKVGGTIFDQQGNRHTAADLLEYANPSGLTVFLHASVHKILFAIKGKRRPKAHGVVFRDATGAKHKAYLKQGSKNEIIISAGALGSPQLLMLSGVGPAQHLKSHDITVVLDQPLVGQGMSDNPMNAVFIPSPLPVEVSLIQVVGITHFGSYIEAASGENFAGGASSSPAVEYMNNLDETTFRGGFILEKVMGPISTGHLELRTRNPNDNPSVTFNYFKDPQDLQRCVQGIQTIEKIIESKAFFRFRYEFLSWPILLNMTANAPLNLLPKHYNPSMPLEVFCKDTVMTIWHYHGGCQVGKVVDLDYKVLGVDALRVIDGSTFNDSPGTNPQATVMMLGRYMGVKILSERLAN from the exons ATGAATCTTGGGTGGTGGTGGAGGCTTTTTGCAGGTGCCTTAGCTGGATTTCTCTTCTTTCATGGCTTTGCTGCCACTGAAACAG CTCCGAACTACTCGTTCATGTACGATGCAACATCAGCTTCAACATTATCATATTACGACTACATCATTGTCGGTGGTGGCACCGCCGGATGTCCATTAGCTGCCACATTATCTCAAAACGCCACCGTCTTGCTCCTTGAACGTGGTGGCTCCCCTTATGGTAACCCCAACATAACTAAAATGGCAAGCTTTGGTGCTGCCCTCTCTGACCTTTCCCGGTCATCCCCATCACAGCGGTTCATCTCCGAAGATGGCGTAATTAATGCACGTGCACGGGTGTTGGGTGGCGGAAGTTGTATCAATGCAGGATTTTACACACGCGCCAGCGATGAATATATCAA GCAAGCGGGTTGGGATGGACGATTAGTGAATGAATCGTATCAATGGATGGAAAAATCAGTGGCATTTGAGCCATCACTGGGGCAATGGCAGTCAGCTGTAAGGAACGGTCTGCTGGAAGCTGGGGTGATGCCATCCAATGGGTTTACTTATGACCATATTTATGGGACCAAAGTGGGTGGAACAATCTTCGATCAACAAGGGAATAGACACACGGCAGCTGATTTATTGGAGTATGCTAACCCCAGTGGGCTCACCGTCTTTTTGCATGCTTCTGTGCACAAAATCTTGTTTGCAATTAAAG GGAAACGAAGGCCGAAGGCTCATGGAGTGGTTTTCAGAGATGCAACAGGGGCCAAGCACAAAGCATATCTTAAACAAGGATCAAAAAATGAGATCATTATATCAGCGGGAGCATTGGGAAGCCCGCAGCTGTTGATGTTGAGTGGAGTGGGGCCTGCACAACATCTCAAGTCCCACGACATCACGGTGGTGCTTGACCAGCCCCTGGTTGGCCAAGGCATGTCCGATAACCCCATGAACGCCGTCTTCATCCCATCTCCTCTTCCAGTTGAGGTTTCGCTTATCCAAGTTGTTGGTATCACTCATTTTGGAAGCTATATTGAAGCCGCCAGTGGTGAAAACTTCGCAGGTGGTGCTTCTTCCTCTCCAGCTGTTGAATACATGAACAATCTTGACGAGACAACTTTTCGAGGTGGGTTTATCCTAGAAAAAGTTATGGGTCCGATTTCGACAGGCCATTTGGAGCTTCGGACCCGAAATCCAAACGATAACCCATCAGTTACCTTCAATTATTTCAAGGATCCACAAGACCTGCAAAGATGTGTCCAAGGAATTCAAACCATTGAGAAAATCATCGAATCAAAGGCTTTCTTTAGATTCAGATATGAGTTTTTGTCTTGGCCTATTCTTCTCAATATGACTGCAAATGCCCCATTGAATTTGTTGCCTAAACATTACAATCCTTCAATGCCATTGGAAGTGTTTTGCAAGGACACTGTGATGACTATATGGCACTATCATGGAGGTTGCCAAGTTGGTAAAGTTGTTGATCTTGACTATAAGGTTCTTGGTGTGGATGCTTTAAGGGTTATCGATGGATCCACGTTCAACGACTCACCTGGGACTAATCCTCAGGCCACTGTAATGATGCTTGGAAG GTACATGGGTGTGAAGATATTGAGTGAGAGACTAGCCAATTAA